In Sphaerisporangium krabiense, the DNA window ATGTCGAGCATCGCGATGTCCGGCCGGTGCGCCCGTACCAGCTCGACCGCCGCACGCCCGTCGGCGGCCTCGGCGACCACCTCGATCTCCGCGTCGGTGGCCAGGATGGACCGTACCCCCGCTCGGATCATGGCCTCGTCGTCGGCCAGCACCACCCGGATCATCGGCGTGTTCCCTCTTCTTCCCGGTCGAACGGAATCCGTGCCGCCACGGTGAATCCCCCTTCGGAGGGGCCGGCGTCGAACGTGCCGCCGAGCAGCCGTACCCGCTCGCGCAGCCCCGCGAGCCCGCTCCCGCCTCCTTCGCCCGGCGGCGCCGGCGGCGGCGCGGCGGCGGACGCGGAGTCGGTCACGGTGACGGCGACCGCGCCGGGATCCTGCTCGACGCGGACGAGCACGTCGGCGCCGGGCGCGTACCGGGCGGCGTTGGTCAGCGACTCCCGCACCACCTGGTAGGCGGCCCGGTCCACCAGCGGCGGCGGCGCCTGGTCGCCGGTGAGATGGAAGGCGACGGACAGGCCGGCCTCACGCGCGCGCTCCACCAGCTCCCGCAGGGACTCCCGCTCGGGAACGTCTGGAACGCCGCTCTCGCGCAGCAGCGCGACGGTATGGCGGAGCCGGTCGGTGGCGGTGACCGCGCCGGCCCGCAACCGCGCGACCGCCTCGCGGTTCGCCTCGGTCATGTCGGCGGCCAGTTCCAGGGCGCCGGCGCGCAGCGCGATCAGCGCCAGCTCGTGGCCCAGCGAGTCGTGCATGTCGGAGGCGATGCGGGCGCGTTCGCGGAGCCGGGCGTGTTCGGCGACGTACTCCCGCTCCCGTTCGAGCCGGGTGACCCGCTCCCGGCCCGCCTCCACCAGTTCGGCCTGCTGCCGCCGGAAGCGGCCGGCCAGCCACGGGAGCGTCACGAACAGGCCCAGGCTCATCAGCGCGCCGACGCCGGTCCAGAAGTCCGCCACGGCGGCCACGATCCCGGCGAGCGCGATGGGGAGCGGCCAGAGCGCGTCCCGCCGCCGCAGTGCCAGATGGCGTCCGTGCAGGTAGGCGGCCACGCCCAGCAGCACGAACGACAGCTGCCGCCAGACCGGGATGTCGTCGAGGTGCAGCCCGTTGACCAGGGCGAGCACCGCGATCGCCGCCAGAATCGCGCCGTTCCTCACCGGGACGACACTACCGATCGCATCCTCACCAGCCGCGCCACGGTGGTGGCGACCCCCGCCACGGCCGCGGCCGCCACGGTGATCGTCAGCGGTGCGGGGAAGTAGGTGAGCTGCTCCCAGGTGACCGTCCGGCCGTTCATCAGCACCGATGCGAGCGCGGGGTAGCCGGCGAGCAGCGCGGCGGGCAGCAGCGCCGGGACCAGGCGCATCGCGACCCGTGGGCCGGAGCTCCCCACCCGGCGGCGCGCCCAGCGGGCCGAGCGCAGCACGCCCAGCACGCCGAGGGCCGCCGCCGTCAGCGTGATCAGGCCGAGGACCAGTTCGATCGTCTGCCGGTCGCGGCCCGGCACCTCGGGCGTGTCGCCCCGGCTCAACGCGACCAGGCCGCGCAGCACGTCGTAGGTGCTCTCGTAGAGGGAGGCGCTGTTGGTCATGACCGCGAAGCCGTAGCCGGTGTCGGGGTCGATCGCCTGCACGGCGGTGTAGGTGAACAGGTTGCCGGCGTGTACGAGCAGCCGGGCGCCGCCGATGACGTCGCCTCCCCAGCCCATGCCGTAGTCCTGCACCGCGGAGGGGGCGTGCATGGCCCGCAGGCTCTCCGGCTTCACCAGCGGCACGCCGTGGCCGGTCTGGCTGCTCAGCCACCTGCCCATGTCGGCCGCGGTGGTGACGACCCCGCCGCTGCCGCCGTCGTTGGCGAAGCCGGGCAGCGCGGCCCTCGGCACCCACGCGCCGTACAGCGAGACGAACCCCTTGGACGGCGGTTCGGCGGCCTGGCGGCCGATGGCGCTGCGGGTCATGCCGAGCGGGCCGAAGACGCGCCGCCTCATGTAGTCGCCGTAGGGGCGGCCCGAGGCGACCTCGACCAGCCGGGCGGCCACGTCGTAGTTGACGTTGCAGTACTCCCAGTGCGCGCCGGGGTCGGCGGCCAGCCGGCCCGTGCTCAGCGTGGACACGTATCCGGTGAACGAGGTGGACGCCTGCGCCGCGCCGATGTCGACGGTGGTGTCGGACAGGCCGGAGGTCTGGTTCAGCAGGTGGCGCACCGTGATCTTCGCGGCGCGCGGATCGGCCATGCGGAACTCCGGCAGCCGCGCGGCGACGGGCTCGTCCAGCTTGATCTCGCCCTCGTCGACCAGGGTCATGACCGCCATGGCGGTGAAGGACTTGCTGAGTGAGGCGATCTGCATGGGGGTGTCCTTGGTGATCGGCCGTCCCTCCGCGTCGTGCCCGTATCCGGCGGCGTGCACGATCGTGTCGTCACGGGTCACCACCACCGACATTCCGGGGAGGCCGGTGGACTTCATGGCCTTGGCGAGGTAGGCGTCTATGGCGGCCGGGGCCGGTGCGGCGGCGGGCGGCGCGGCGTGGGCGGCGGGGGCCACCGCGGGGAAGAGCGCCAGGCCCGTCGCCGCCACCAGGCCGATGAGGTGGCGTTTCATAAGGACGAACCTAGGAATCGGCGGCGCTCCGATCCTCCGCCGATCGGCCACGGCCGTCTCTGACGAAAGTAAGGGTCACATCGTGCCGGGGCGGGATCGGCCGGCGCCGGCGATGCGCGGCCCGGCCGTCGCGCTCGCCGCGATGTGATCGCGGGTAAACGGTGTGACAGGGGTAGTGATCTCGGCGAGGGGCGTCGCGCCGCGTCCGCTCCGCGGGTAGTCCGGCAGGCCGCGCAGGGCCGAGGGGACCAGGGGATCACGAAGGGGATACGCCATGCAGAAGTTCTCTCTCGTAGCACTAGGCCGTGTGCAGCTCGACCGTGCGGCGGAGTCCTCCGGCGGGCACGCGGCCGAGACCGTGGTCGGCGGCCACGAGCGCGTGCTGCGCCAGACGGTGATCGCCCTGCTGAAGGGCTCGGTGATGAGCGACTTCGAGAATCCCGGCGAAGGCTCCTTCCACGTCCTGGAGGGGCGGATCCGCGTGACCTCGGCCGGGGCGACCTGGGACGTCCTGGCCGGTGACCTGCTGGAGCTGCCCGACGCCCGCCAGCGCGTGGAGGCGCTGGAGGAGTCGGTGCTGCTGTTCACGGTCGCCAAGACGCTGTGACGCGGCGGGCGGGCGGCCCGGGGAGCGCCGTCCGCCCGACGCCTCAGCCGAGCGTCGCCTCGTGGGGGTCCCAGCCCGCGGGCAGCGGCTCCGGCGCCGGCACGGTGGTGCGCAGGTGCCGGAACTCGGCGTGCCGGGCGGAGCCGATGATCGAGGCCATCGTCTCCAGCACGTGCAGCGCGAGGATGCCCGAGGCCCGGTGCGGGACCCCGGCGCGCAGCGCGCGGGCCATGTCCAGCACGCCGATGCCGCGCCCCACCGTCGTCCCCTCCACCGGCAGCTCCCGCCAGCCGCCGTCGCGGTTGCCGCGGACGCGCAGCGGCCCGCCGAAGGTGTTCGGATCGGGCAGCGACAGCGTGCCGTCGGTGCCGATGATCTCGACCGAGGCCGTGTAGGCGGGGGAGTCGAAGCTGAACGTCGCCGACGCGGCCGCGCCGCCGACGAAGTCCAGCAGCGCCATGACGTGCGTCGGCACCTCGACGGCGAAGCTCGTCCCGCCGCGCGGCCCCGAGCCGATCACCCGGTGCGGGCGGGCCTGCCGCGCGCTCGCCGCCACCTTCGACAGCGGGCCGAGGGCCGCCACCAGGGCGGTCAGGTAATACGGGCCCATGTCGTACAGCGGGCCCGCCCCGCCCTGGTACAGCCACTCCGGGTTCGGGTGCCAGGACTCCGGTCCCGGGCTCTGCATCACGGCGGTCGCCGCGACCGGCGTGCCGATCAGGCCGGACACGATGGCACGCCTGGCCGACTGCAAACCCGCGCCGAGGAAGGTGTCCGGCGCGTTGCCGAGGCGCAGCCCGCGCGTGGCGGCCTCGGCGAGCAGCTTCTCGCCCTCGCCCGGGTCGAGCGTCAGCGGCTTCTCGCCGTACACGTGCTTGCCGGCGCGCAGGGCCGCCATCGCGACGGCCGCGTGCGCCGCCGGGATCGTCAGGTTGACGACGATCTCGACCTCCGGCACGCCGAGGATGGCGTCCACGTCCCCGGACAGGGGCACGCGGTGCATCCGGGCCTTGACGTGGGCGCGCTCCTCGTCCAGGTCGGCGACGCCGAGCACCCGCACGTCGGGAAAGGTCCTCAGGTTGCGCAGGTACGCCTCGCTGATCGCCCCCGCCCCGATGACCGCGACCCCGACGGGCCCGGCCGTCACGCGCGCCCCCGACCGGGGACGCCGGAAGCGGGGGACACCTCGTCAGGTCTCGTGTGATCTCGCACTGTGGACAACTGCACGCCCAGCGGCTTCGCCATGGGGGTCTGGCCTCCCGTTTCCGGTCCCCGAAATCAGTCGCTAAAACGCTAAAACGGGTTATTAACAATGACAACGGGTTCATTGCTATCCGGGGGAAGGACGGCACGGCGCGGGGCGGGGGCGACGCCCGGGGGCGTGGTGACGGGCGGTGACCGGCGGCGCGGCGCGGGGCGGTTCCCGGGGATGGTGTGGCAATTTCCGGGAGACGGCTCATAATCAGGAAGGGTGATCGGTCTGGCGACCCAGCGCAGCCGGACGTATTCCACCATGTCCGCACTTAGCGGCAAAAAATCCTTGACCCCATCGCGGACGCGGCTTTCGCCGCCTCGGACGCGGTATCGGCGCAGGCCACCGCCGCACCGATGGGAGCGCTCCCCCTTTACGGCAGGTGGCCCGCGCGGAGAGGAAGACAGGACATGCCAAGCAGTACAAGCAGGACAACCCGGATAAGTGGCGCAAAAGGCACGAGAAAGGCCCCCGCCCTGGTCGGCGAGTTCGCCGCGGAGTTCGCGGGCACGCTGATCCTCATCCTGTTCGGCACGGCGGTCGTCGCCCAGGTCGTCGCGGGCGGGATCGGCGGCCACGACAGCATCACCTGGGCCTGGGGCCTCGGCGTCACGCTCGGCGTCTACACCGCGGGCCGGATCAGCGGCGCGCACCTCAACCCGGCCGTCACGGTCGCCCTCGCCGTCTTCAAGGGCTTCGCGTGGCGCAAGGTGCCGCCGTACGCGGCCGCGCAGCTGCTCGGCGCGTTCGCGGCGGCGCTGCTCGTCCGCTGGAACTACGCCGAGGTGCTCACCGCGGCCGACCCCGGCCTCACCATCAAGACCCAGGGGGTGTTCTCCACGCTGCCGGGCAACGGCACGCTGCCCGTGGACCAGTGGGGCGCCTTCCGCGACCAGGTGATCGGCACGGCGATCCTGCTGTTCCTCGTCCTCGCCGTCACCGACCTCGCCAACGGCGCGCCCGCCGCGAACCTGGCGCCGTTCGTCGTCGGGCTCGTCGTCGTCGGCATCGGCATGGCCTGGGGCACCAACGCCGGGTACGCCATCAACCCCGCCCGCGACCTCGGCCCGCGGCTGGCCTCGTGGCTCACGGGGTACGAGACCGCGTGGCGAGATCAGTACGGTGGCCTGTACTTCTGGGTGCCGATCGTGGCGCCCTTGATCGGCGGCGTGGCAGGCGCGGGCCTGTACCAGGCGCTCATCGCCCGCCACCTGCCGCGGCCGGGTGAGCCCGAGCCGGGGAGGATCCCCACCGAAGCCGTCTGAGGAGGCGACCATGGCTGACTTCGTCGGAGCAGTCGACCAGGGCACGACCAGCACCCGATTCATGATCTTCGATCACGGCGGCAACGAGGTCGCCCGGCACCAGCTCGAACACGAGCAGATCCTCCCGCGGGCGGGCTGGGTGGAGCACAACCCGGTGGAGATCTGGGAGCGCACCCGCGCGGTGATCGAGACCGCGCTCGGCGCGGCGAACCTCACCGCGGCCGACCTCGTCGCGCTCGGCGTCACCAACCAGCGCGAGACCACCATCGTCTGGGACCGCAGGACCGGCCGCCCGTACCACAACGCCATCGTCTGGCAGGACACCCGCACCGACCGCATCGCCGCCGCGCTGGAGCGCGAGGGCAAGGGCGACGTCATCCGCCGCAAGGCGGGCCTTCCCCCCGCGACGTACTTCTCGGGCGGCAAGATCCAGTGGATCCTGGAGAACGTCGAGGGCGTGCGGGCCGCCGCCGAGGCCGGGCACGCGGTGTTCGGCACCACCGACACCTGGCTGCTGTGGAACCTCACCGGCGGCGCCGAGGGCGGCGTGCACGTCACCGACCCCACCAACGCGAGCCGCACGATGCTGATGGACCTGGAGACCCTCGACTGGGACGACGAGCTGCTGTCGTTCTTCGGCGTCCCCCGCGCGATGCTGCCCGAGATCCGCCCGTCGTCCAACCCGGACCTGTACGGGGTGACGCGCGGCGACGGGCCGCTGCGCGGCGAGGTGCCGCTGGCCGGCGACCTCGGGGACCAGCAGGCCGCGACCGTCGGCCAGGTGTGCTTCGGCGTCGGCGAGGCCAAGAACACCTACGGCACCGGCAACTTCCTGCTGCTCAACACCGGCCACGAACCGGTGCGCTCCCGCCACGGCCTGCTCACCACGGTCTGCTACCAGTTCGGCGACGACAAGCCCGTGTACGCGCTGGAAGGCTCGATCGCCGTGACCGGTTCGGCGGTGCAGTGGCTGCGCGACCAGCTCGGCATCATCTCCGGCGCGGCGCAGAGCGAGGCGCTGGCGCGCCAGGCCCCCGACAACGGGGGCGTGTACTTCGTGCCGGCCTTCTCGGGCCTGTTCGCGCCGTACTGGCGCTCCGACGCGCGCGGCGCGATCGTCGGGCTGTCGCGGTACAACACCAACGCGCACATCGCCCGCGCCACCCTGGAGGCGATCTGCTACCAGAGCAGGGACGTCGTCGAGGCCATGGCGGGCGACTCCGGGGTGCGCCTGGACGTGCTGCGCGTCGACGGCGGGGTCACGGCGAACGACCTGTGCATGCAGATCCAGGCGGACGTCCTCGGCGTGCCGGTGTCCAAGCCGGTCGTCGCCGAGACCACGGCCCTCGGCGCGGCGTACGCGGCCGGGCTGGCGCTCGGCTTCTGGTCCTCCACCGAGGAGCTGAAGCGCAACTGGAACGAGGACAGGCGCTGGCTCCCCGCCTGGTCGGAGGAGCGGCGCGCGGAGGGTTACGCCGGCTGGAAGAAGGCCGTCCAGCGCACGCTCGACTGGGTCGACGTCGACTGAGCGCCGCGAGGGCGCCCGCCCCGCCGAAGGCCCGGCCCGGTTCACCCCGGCCGGGCCTTCGGCGTTCCGAGGTCCGGCTCTTCCGGGGGGCGCCCGTGGCCGTTCGCGGGGGGCTCCGGGCCTGGAACGACGGGGGTTCACCGTGATTTCGCCGGGACGTTCCCCGGCCTCGTGACGGCCCGGCGGATCTTCGCCCCGGGGTCGCCGCTGCTCGGCGCGCGATGCGCGGATTGCCAGCGCATCTCCTGACCAAGCCGGAGGAATCCCGTCAGCAAAGGCTGATATTTCTCGACAATCGGTGCGGTGTAATCGTCCGTTCTGTCTCGTCAACCCCGTGGACCCGTGGCCGCACGCCGCGCCGGGCCCGGAGACAGAAGGAGAGACTCGTGAGACGAGTCCCGTTCCTCGCCACCGCCCTCGCCCTCGCCCTCGCCGTCACCACCCTGGCGACCGCCCCCGCCCACGCCTTCACCCCGCCGAACATCCCCTCCCTCAGCACGGCCACCGCCGAGCTGAACGCGCTCACCGTGGACGTCGAGCGCAACGCCGGCACCTACGACCGCGCCCTGTTCCCGCACTGGATCACGATCTCGGGCACCTGCAACACCCGCGAGACCGTGCTGAAGCGCGATGGCAGCGGCGTCGTCACGAACTCCGGTTGCGCGGCCACCGCGGGCCAGTGGTACTCGCCGTACGACGGCGCGACCTGGACCGCCGCCTCCGACGTGGACATCGACCACATGGTGCCGCTGGCCGAGGCGTGGCGCTCCGGCGCGCACGCCTGGACCACCTCGCGGCGCCAGGCGTTCGCCAACGACCTCGGCAACCCGCAGCTCTGGGCCGTGACCGACAACGTCAACCAGGCCAAGGGCGACGACGACCCCGCGCTCTGGAAGCCCCCGCTCACCTCGTTCTGGTGCACCTACGCCAAGGCGTACATCGACGTGAAGTACGAGTGGAGCCTGACCGTCGACAGCGCGGAGAAGTCGGCGCTGTCGAGCATGCTCGGCCGCTGCTGACCTCCCCTTCCCGTGCATGTGCCGGCCGCCGTCCGAGGGGACGGCGGCCGGTTTCGCGCTTGACAACCGGAGTGCTCTCTCCGCATGCTGGAACTGGAGTTTTCACTCCGGTTATTCCCGATCTTTGGAGGAGTTCCGTCATGCCCGGATCCGGCCCGCCCACGCCCGCCCTCACCCCGCGCGAGGTCTTCGAGCGCCATGCCGCGCGCATCTCGGCCGGGGAGTGGGAGAGCCTCGCCGACCTGTACGCCGAGGACGTCGTCATCGAGGTCCCCCTGGCCATCCCCGCCCCGACGCGGATCGAGGGCAAGAAGGAGATCACCCGCCACCTCGCCGACCGGGTGGGCCAGGTGAGGCTCCAGATCCTGGAGCACGTGGTGCACGAGACCGCCGACCCCGAGGTCGTCATCGCCGAGTTCACCCACCGGGGAGAGATCCTCGCCACCGGCCGCACGTGGACGTCCAAGAACGTCCAGGTGCTGCGCGTCCGCGACGGCCTCATCGTGGCCTCGCGCGACTACCACGACCACTACAGGATCAACGAGGCGTTCGGCGGGCCGCCCGAGGCGCTCGACGGCTGAGCGGCGTCACGGCGCGCGCAGATGGTCCACCGCGGCGCGGGCGACGGTGCCGATCGCCGCGTCCGCGCGCGGCTGGTGCTGGGCGGTGCCGATCGAGCGGGTGAACACCGCCACCGCGTACCGCCCGCCGTCGGGGTACTCCACGACGCCCACCTCGTTGCGTATCGTCGGCAGCGACCCGGTCTTGCCGCTGACCACGACGTCGTCGTAGGGGAACCCCGACGCCAGGCGGTGCGGCCACACCTGCAGGCTGAGCAGGCGGCGGATCGCGGCGCACGACTCCGGCCCGGCGGCCTCGTCGCGCCACACCATGCGGAGCAGCCGGGTCATCTCGCGCGGGGTGCTCCGGTTGGTGCGCGCCGGGTCGAGCACGCGCAGGCGGCCGAGCGTCCGGGGGTCCAGGGGCTCGGCGGCCTCGCCCAGGTCGGCGGCGAGCGCCGCCAGCAGCCCGCGGCAGTCGTGCTCGACCCAGGTGTCCGTCAGCCCCAGCTTCGCCAGCATCCCGTTGACCGCGTCCAGCCCGACCCGGGCCGCGAGGACGTCCGCGGCGGCGTTGTCGCTCACGCTGATCATCAGGAACGCCAGGTCCCGCAACGACAGGGTGGCCGCGTCCAGCATGGCCGCGAGCCCCGTGGGGCCCTCCGTACGGCCGCCGGCCGCGACCTCGCACCGCTCCGCCGGATCGAGCAGCCCCGCCTCGGCCTGCCGGTAGAACTCCACCAGCAGCGGCAGCTTGAACACCGACGACAGCACCACCGGCTCGTCCGAGCCGACGCCGACCTCCGCGCCGGTGTCCAGATCGACCGCGTGGACCACGCCGGTGACGGCCGCCGCGCGGAAGACGGCGGCCAGGTCGGGCCGCCTCATGCCAGCAGCCCGGAGGCCGGGCGGTGGGCGATCCTGCGCGCCCGCGCGGCTCCGTCGTCGGTCATCCCGGCATTCTCCCGCAGCACCCGCACGGCCACCGCGCCGAACTCCTCCACCGCCGGGCCCGGCCGGCGCCAGGCCACCGACACCCGCCAGGCCAGCGGGTCGCCGAGCAGCGGCCGCCAGACCACGCCCGGCTGCTCCACCCGGGGGCCGAACGCGACGGCCGTGCCCGACATCACCAGGCCCAGCGTGAACTGCGGGTGGGCCGCGGGATGCACCTCGCCGGGGACGTACCCGTGCCGGCGGCACTCGGTCAGCGTCTCCTCGTGCAGGCCGGGCTCGCTCTCGCGCGGGAGCAGCACGAGCGGCCGGGTGGCGAGGTCGGCCAGGTGCACCGAGGAGAACCCGGCCAGCGGATCGTCCGCCGGCAGCAGCACCCCCGGATGCTGCACGAGCATGGGCCCGTACGTCAGCCCGGCCGCGCCGGCCGGGTGGCGGATCACCCCGCCGTCGAGCTCGCCGTCGGCCAGCGCCCTCACCTGGTCGGCCGTGCACATCTCCGTCAGCGCGGGACGCAGGGGAGGGTCGGCCTCGCGCAGCGCGGCGAGCAGGGCCGCGACGGCCGCGCCGCCGAGGTCGGGCGGCACCCCGATGCGCAGGCCCGCCGCGCCGTCGCCGCCCGCCCGCGCCATCAGCTCGCGGACGCGGTCGGCGCGCGCGACGAGGTCGCGGGCCTCGGCGAGCAGCAGCCTGCCCGCCTCGGTCAGGCGGACCTGGCGGCTCGACCGGTCGAACAGCCGCACGCCGAGCTCCTCCTCCAGCCGCTTGACGCGCTGGCTGAGCGGCGGCTGCGCCATGCCGAGCCGGGCCGCCGCGTTGCCGAAGTGCAGTTCCTCCGCGACGACGACGAAGAGGCGCAGGTGCCTGATCAGGTCCATCACCAGCGAGGATATCCAAACAAGTATCAAACGC includes these proteins:
- a CDS encoding sensor histidine kinase — encoded protein: MRNGAILAAIAVLALVNGLHLDDIPVWRQLSFVLLGVAAYLHGRHLALRRRDALWPLPIALAGIVAAVADFWTGVGALMSLGLFVTLPWLAGRFRRQQAELVEAGRERVTRLEREREYVAEHARLRERARIASDMHDSLGHELALIALRAGALELAADMTEANREAVARLRAGAVTATDRLRHTVALLRESGVPDVPERESLRELVERAREAGLSVAFHLTGDQAPPPLVDRAAYQVVRESLTNAARYAPGADVLVRVEQDPGAVAVTVTDSASAAAPPPAPPGEGGGSGLAGLRERVRLLGGTFDAGPSEGGFTVAARIPFDREEEGTRR
- a CDS encoding serine hydrolase domain-containing protein, translated to MKRHLIGLVAATGLALFPAVAPAAHAAPPAAAPAPAAIDAYLAKAMKSTGLPGMSVVVTRDDTIVHAAGYGHDAEGRPITKDTPMQIASLSKSFTAMAVMTLVDEGEIKLDEPVAARLPEFRMADPRAAKITVRHLLNQTSGLSDTTVDIGAAQASTSFTGYVSTLSTGRLAADPGAHWEYCNVNYDVAARLVEVASGRPYGDYMRRRVFGPLGMTRSAIGRQAAEPPSKGFVSLYGAWVPRAALPGFANDGGSGGVVTTAADMGRWLSSQTGHGVPLVKPESLRAMHAPSAVQDYGMGWGGDVIGGARLLVHAGNLFTYTAVQAIDPDTGYGFAVMTNSASLYESTYDVLRGLVALSRGDTPEVPGRDRQTIELVLGLITLTAAALGVLGVLRSARWARRRVGSSGPRVAMRLVPALLPAALLAGYPALASVLMNGRTVTWEQLTYFPAPLTITVAAAAVAGVATTVARLVRMRSVVSSR
- a CDS encoding LuxR family transcriptional regulator, which encodes MQKFSLVALGRVQLDRAAESSGGHAAETVVGGHERVLRQTVIALLKGSVMSDFENPGEGSFHVLEGRIRVTSAGATWDVLAGDLLELPDARQRVEALEESVLLFTVAKTL
- a CDS encoding Gfo/Idh/MocA family protein, which gives rise to MTAGPVGVAVIGAGAISEAYLRNLRTFPDVRVLGVADLDEERAHVKARMHRVPLSGDVDAILGVPEVEIVVNLTIPAAHAAVAMAALRAGKHVYGEKPLTLDPGEGEKLLAEAATRGLRLGNAPDTFLGAGLQSARRAIVSGLIGTPVAATAVMQSPGPESWHPNPEWLYQGGAGPLYDMGPYYLTALVAALGPLSKVAASARQARPHRVIGSGPRGGTSFAVEVPTHVMALLDFVGGAAASATFSFDSPAYTASVEIIGTDGTLSLPDPNTFGGPLRVRGNRDGGWRELPVEGTTVGRGIGVLDMARALRAGVPHRASGILALHVLETMASIIGSARHAEFRHLRTTVPAPEPLPAGWDPHEATLG
- a CDS encoding MIP/aquaporin family protein; amino-acid sequence: MPSSTSRTTRISGAKGTRKAPALVGEFAAEFAGTLILILFGTAVVAQVVAGGIGGHDSITWAWGLGVTLGVYTAGRISGAHLNPAVTVALAVFKGFAWRKVPPYAAAQLLGAFAAALLVRWNYAEVLTAADPGLTIKTQGVFSTLPGNGTLPVDQWGAFRDQVIGTAILLFLVLAVTDLANGAPAANLAPFVVGLVVVGIGMAWGTNAGYAINPARDLGPRLASWLTGYETAWRDQYGGLYFWVPIVAPLIGGVAGAGLYQALIARHLPRPGEPEPGRIPTEAV
- the glpK gene encoding glycerol kinase GlpK gives rise to the protein MADFVGAVDQGTTSTRFMIFDHGGNEVARHQLEHEQILPRAGWVEHNPVEIWERTRAVIETALGAANLTAADLVALGVTNQRETTIVWDRRTGRPYHNAIVWQDTRTDRIAAALEREGKGDVIRRKAGLPPATYFSGGKIQWILENVEGVRAAAEAGHAVFGTTDTWLLWNLTGGAEGGVHVTDPTNASRTMLMDLETLDWDDELLSFFGVPRAMLPEIRPSSNPDLYGVTRGDGPLRGEVPLAGDLGDQQAATVGQVCFGVGEAKNTYGTGNFLLLNTGHEPVRSRHGLLTTVCYQFGDDKPVYALEGSIAVTGSAVQWLRDQLGIISGAAQSEALARQAPDNGGVYFVPAFSGLFAPYWRSDARGAIVGLSRYNTNAHIARATLEAICYQSRDVVEAMAGDSGVRLDVLRVDGGVTANDLCMQIQADVLGVPVSKPVVAETTALGAAYAAGLALGFWSSTEELKRNWNEDRRWLPAWSEERRAEGYAGWKKAVQRTLDWVDVD
- a CDS encoding HNH endonuclease family protein, with translation MRRVPFLATALALALAVTTLATAPAHAFTPPNIPSLSTATAELNALTVDVERNAGTYDRALFPHWITISGTCNTRETVLKRDGSGVVTNSGCAATAGQWYSPYDGATWTAASDVDIDHMVPLAEAWRSGAHAWTTSRRQAFANDLGNPQLWAVTDNVNQAKGDDDPALWKPPLTSFWCTYAKAYIDVKYEWSLTVDSAEKSALSSMLGRC
- a CDS encoding nuclear transport factor 2 family protein, whose protein sequence is MPGSGPPTPALTPREVFERHAARISAGEWESLADLYAEDVVIEVPLAIPAPTRIEGKKEITRHLADRVGQVRLQILEHVVHETADPEVVIAEFTHRGEILATGRTWTSKNVQVLRVRDGLIVASRDYHDHYRINEAFGGPPEALDG
- a CDS encoding serine hydrolase, whose translation is MRRPDLAAVFRAAAVTGVVHAVDLDTGAEVGVGSDEPVVLSSVFKLPLLVEFYRQAEAGLLDPAERCEVAAGGRTEGPTGLAAMLDAATLSLRDLAFLMISVSDNAAADVLAARVGLDAVNGMLAKLGLTDTWVEHDCRGLLAALAADLGEAAEPLDPRTLGRLRVLDPARTNRSTPREMTRLLRMVWRDEAAGPESCAAIRRLLSLQVWPHRLASGFPYDDVVVSGKTGSLPTIRNEVGVVEYPDGGRYAVAVFTRSIGTAQHQPRADAAIGTVARAAVDHLRAP
- a CDS encoding LysR family transcriptional regulator gives rise to the protein MDLIRHLRLFVVVAEELHFGNAAARLGMAQPPLSQRVKRLEEELGVRLFDRSSRQVRLTEAGRLLLAEARDLVARADRVRELMARAGGDGAAGLRIGVPPDLGGAAVAALLAALREADPPLRPALTEMCTADQVRALADGELDGGVIRHPAGAAGLTYGPMLVQHPGVLLPADDPLAGFSSVHLADLATRPLVLLPRESEPGLHEETLTECRRHGYVPGEVHPAAHPQFTLGLVMSGTAVAFGPRVEQPGVVWRPLLGDPLAWRVSVAWRRPGPAVEEFGAVAVRVLRENAGMTDDGAARARRIAHRPASGLLA